Proteins found in one Subtercola endophyticus genomic segment:
- a CDS encoding ABC transporter permease, with the protein MSTPTLESTTTTTVSEPKRQRTVSPYIWVWVGVVLVYLLTLVVTPNQASLTGLSAATPYIGLLAFAAVGQSLVIMQRGIDFSVVSVIILTGMILGKLSTSGMNPILAIVITLAIGAVIGLVNGLVVVYLRLTPLVATLAANGLYLGIAILLSSGAPVPVTHELEDFADSTWFGVSPILLIAIVFVAILVVLMNRTVLGRRFIASGANPLGARAAGIAVNRYALTGYSAAGFCYAATGVLISSYVGDSRLTMASDYLMTSIAAVIIGGTVLTGGRGSLVATFGGAVFMTLLGQFVLAAGVSPAVQMLIEAIVFIAAITLPTALIRARRRRAVAVPVAVPATTS; encoded by the coding sequence ATGAGTACACCAACTCTTGAAAGCACCACCACGACGACGGTCAGCGAGCCGAAGCGACAGCGCACGGTTTCGCCGTACATCTGGGTCTGGGTGGGCGTTGTGCTCGTCTACCTGCTCACTCTCGTTGTGACGCCCAACCAGGCTTCGCTCACTGGTCTGAGTGCCGCAACGCCCTACATCGGCCTGCTCGCCTTCGCCGCCGTGGGTCAGTCGCTGGTGATCATGCAGCGGGGCATCGACTTCTCGGTCGTCTCGGTGATCATTCTGACCGGCATGATTCTCGGCAAGCTGTCGACAAGTGGAATGAACCCGATTCTCGCCATTGTCATCACGCTGGCGATCGGTGCGGTCATTGGTCTGGTGAACGGCTTGGTCGTGGTCTACCTGCGGCTGACTCCGCTGGTCGCCACTCTCGCCGCCAACGGGTTGTACTTGGGCATCGCCATTCTGCTCAGCTCGGGCGCTCCCGTTCCGGTGACCCACGAACTCGAGGACTTCGCGGATTCGACGTGGTTCGGGGTGTCGCCGATTCTGCTCATCGCCATTGTCTTCGTGGCGATTCTCGTGGTGCTGATGAACCGCACCGTGCTCGGGCGCAGGTTCATCGCCTCCGGAGCCAACCCCTTGGGCGCACGTGCCGCCGGCATCGCGGTCAATCGTTACGCGCTCACCGGGTACTCGGCCGCCGGGTTCTGCTACGCAGCGACCGGTGTGCTGATCTCCTCGTATGTCGGCGACTCGCGGCTGACCATGGCAAGCGACTACCTGATGACCTCCATCGCAGCGGTGATCATCGGAGGAACGGTGCTCACCGGCGGCCGAGGCAGCTTGGTGGCGACGTTCGGCGGCGCGGTGTTCATGACACTGCTGGGCCAGTTCGTTCTCGCGGCGGGCGTCTCTCCGGCCGTGCAGATGCTCATCGAGGCGATCGTGTTCATCGCAGCGATCACCCTTCCGACCGCCCTGATCAGGGCTCGACGACGCCGAGCGGTGGCCGTTCCGGTTGCCGTGCCCGCGACCACGTCATGA
- a CDS encoding ATP-binding cassette domain-containing protein — protein MTTIDSTQPSAVPAHSAGTAAGQYRLQLLGVSKSFGPVQALRDVTLEVRSGEVHGLIGENGAGKSTLMAVASGALKPDVGSVVIDGAEIDDDPSLARSLGLAIVRQHPALFPELTVADNLLFGATESERKKIQNLHQWARECINAWDDRPDIDTRARVSTLNPEQKFVLEISRALFERPRVLVLDEPSEHLGAEGVDRLFDKVRELAAEGSAVVYISHRIREIRDISDRVTVLRDGVNRGTRTTAELSEAEIVSLIIGRSLGATFPEKPPASTFDSLTPNLVVKNLTGAQFTDVSFEIKPGEIIGFAGIDDNGQADIARALAGLESSTGTVSVGGRKATTRTPTTAVRSGIAYIPADRQKEGIFADLSVRFNSMVRGIDQIAKFGFFSATTEKETARQALAQYSVKAASPEAPMTSLSGGNQQKVVMTGALLAKPSVIVADQPTQGVDVGAKAEIYAHLRSIARGGSSVLVLSSDNTEIAGICDRVYVISRGQIVSTIVGGDVREETITDAVLRAESRREHVRRSPARWSRLLDNDLTPTPILAVLIIALAVFTQFQNDNYLSTRNITSVLSIAAVLAVVTAGQSVVMMRGGIDLSVGAVMSMTTVIGSFYIIKDGGVAYSIVAFVIIAVMCILTGLANWALIDRLKVPAVLATFGTWTFLAAIAQIMRPTPGGLISTDVVDALSQNFGIIPIALIVAVIVIVLLELWRSRTWSGKRLLAAGNDPTTAGRLGISGSRTALFSYVICSLLAGLAGVLLIGQVGSGDPTSGEAFTLQSVAAAVVGGVSLFGGRGSFIAAFVATILLTQVRTVTSFLNLSQAWQDILLALVTVGAVFVYSILRRTRA, from the coding sequence ATGACAACCATCGACTCGACTCAGCCCTCTGCGGTGCCGGCGCACTCCGCCGGCACCGCGGCAGGGCAGTACCGACTGCAACTTCTCGGCGTCAGCAAGTCGTTCGGGCCGGTGCAGGCGTTACGAGACGTCACGCTCGAAGTTCGTTCCGGTGAGGTGCACGGCCTGATCGGCGAGAATGGCGCGGGCAAGTCCACGCTCATGGCGGTGGCCTCTGGTGCTCTCAAGCCCGATGTCGGTTCTGTCGTCATCGACGGGGCCGAGATCGACGACGACCCGTCGTTGGCGCGGTCGCTCGGGCTCGCCATCGTGCGGCAGCATCCTGCGCTGTTCCCCGAACTCACGGTGGCAGACAACCTGCTCTTCGGCGCCACAGAGTCGGAGCGCAAGAAGATTCAGAACCTGCACCAGTGGGCAAGGGAGTGCATCAACGCGTGGGATGACCGGCCCGACATCGATACTCGTGCGCGGGTGTCGACGCTGAACCCCGAGCAGAAATTCGTGCTCGAAATCAGCCGGGCGCTCTTCGAACGGCCGCGCGTTCTCGTTCTCGACGAGCCCTCTGAGCACCTCGGTGCCGAGGGTGTCGACAGGCTCTTCGACAAGGTCAGAGAGCTCGCGGCCGAGGGCAGTGCGGTCGTCTACATCTCGCATCGCATCCGCGAGATCAGAGACATCTCGGACCGCGTCACCGTCTTGCGCGACGGGGTGAACCGCGGCACACGTACGACCGCAGAACTGAGCGAAGCCGAGATCGTCAGCCTGATCATCGGCCGTTCGCTGGGGGCGACTTTTCCTGAAAAGCCGCCGGCGTCGACCTTCGATTCGCTCACACCGAACCTGGTCGTGAAGAATCTGACGGGTGCCCAGTTCACCGATGTGAGCTTCGAGATAAAGCCCGGCGAGATCATCGGCTTCGCCGGAATCGACGACAACGGGCAAGCCGATATCGCCCGGGCTCTGGCCGGCCTCGAATCGTCGACAGGCACGGTGAGCGTCGGTGGTCGAAAGGCCACCACGCGCACCCCGACGACCGCCGTGCGCAGCGGCATCGCCTACATTCCGGCGGATCGCCAGAAAGAGGGCATTTTCGCCGATCTCTCGGTGCGCTTCAACTCCATGGTTCGCGGCATCGACCAGATCGCGAAGTTCGGGTTCTTCTCGGCGACGACCGAAAAGGAGACGGCGCGGCAGGCTCTCGCTCAATACTCCGTCAAAGCGGCATCTCCCGAAGCCCCGATGACGTCGCTCTCCGGCGGAAACCAGCAGAAGGTCGTGATGACCGGAGCCCTGCTGGCAAAGCCTTCGGTCATCGTGGCCGATCAGCCCACGCAGGGCGTCGATGTCGGCGCCAAGGCCGAGATCTACGCGCACCTGCGCTCCATCGCCCGGGGCGGCAGCAGCGTACTCGTGCTGTCGTCAGACAATACCGAGATCGCGGGAATCTGCGACCGGGTCTACGTGATCTCGCGTGGCCAGATCGTCTCGACGATCGTGGGCGGTGATGTTCGTGAAGAGACCATCACCGACGCCGTGCTCCGAGCGGAATCACGTCGCGAGCATGTGCGGCGCTCGCCGGCTCGCTGGAGCCGACTGCTCGACAACGACCTGACTCCCACGCCGATCTTGGCGGTGCTGATCATCGCCCTTGCCGTGTTCACGCAGTTTCAGAACGACAACTACCTCTCGACGCGCAACATCACGTCGGTGCTGTCGATCGCCGCGGTGCTCGCTGTCGTGACAGCCGGGCAGAGTGTCGTGATGATGCGCGGCGGCATCGATCTGTCGGTCGGCGCGGTCATGAGCATGACGACGGTGATCGGATCTTTCTACATCATCAAAGACGGTGGCGTCGCCTATTCGATCGTCGCCTTCGTCATCATCGCTGTGATGTGCATTTTGACCGGCTTGGCGAACTGGGCGCTGATAGATCGGCTGAAGGTGCCCGCGGTGCTCGCGACCTTCGGCACCTGGACGTTTCTGGCGGCGATCGCACAGATCATGCGGCCGACGCCGGGTGGTCTGATCTCGACAGACGTGGTCGATGCTCTCTCGCAGAACTTCGGCATCATCCCGATCGCCCTCATCGTGGCCGTCATCGTCATCGTGCTGCTCGAACTCTGGCGAAGCCGCACCTGGAGCGGTAAGCGTCTGCTCGCGGCGGGCAACGACCCGACGACGGCGGGCCGGCTCGGCATCAGTGGGTCGCGCACGGCGCTGTTCAGTTACGTGATCTGCTCGCTTCTCGCGGGTCTGGCCGGAGTGCTGCTGATCGGTCAGGTCGGCAGCGGCGACCCGACCAGTGGTGAGGCCTTCACGCTGCAGAGCGTCGCGGCAGCGGTGGTGGGCGGCGTCAGTCTCTTCGGTGGGCGCGGCAGTTTCATCGCCGCGTTCGTCGCCACGATTCTGCTGACCCAGGTGCGCACCGTGACCTCGTTCTTGAATCTGAGTCAGGCCTGGCAAGACATACTGTTGGCCCTGGTAACGGTAGGCGCGGTGTTCGTCTACTCGATACTTCGACGCACTCGCGCCTAA
- a CDS encoding NAD(P)/FAD-dependent oxidoreductase translates to MTESFDCQYLIVGAGVWGTSIAYHLAELGATDVVVIEQWDVADGSSWAAAGFVGQIRHLPSDVEMVRYSAELYAGLEADYAGSIGWGGEGSLRLSFTPERTAEFTELVSLAQAHGVDARLVSRAEAAELAPTMALDGVESAIWVPTDASVVPERLARALAGLAQQSGVRLLTGVVAQRFRMGSDGVEALETVSGDIRAEHYIVASGMFTPLLIGTAGLGFPILGRQANYVVSNLVPESRLRPMPTVRMPDLQMYARANDSRIAVGATRSAPTYELSEKIPRERRFHINVVSDLGGAVQDAQRLIPALEEFGLSHAMKAWESATPDSRFIAGQTVVPQIWVVAGGQGYGIAAAGGLGRALARSLTGTDPGIDMTPYAPGRFGSQTRALDGAGLEELRQRRTDRYAIASVVAS, encoded by the coding sequence ATGACCGAATCGTTCGATTGCCAATACCTCATTGTCGGTGCGGGGGTGTGGGGAACATCCATCGCCTACCACCTGGCCGAGCTGGGCGCGACCGATGTCGTCGTCATCGAGCAGTGGGATGTGGCTGACGGCAGCAGTTGGGCGGCCGCCGGCTTCGTCGGGCAGATTCGTCACCTGCCGAGCGACGTCGAGATGGTGCGGTATTCGGCCGAGTTGTATGCCGGCCTCGAGGCGGATTACGCCGGCAGCATCGGCTGGGGCGGCGAAGGCAGCCTGCGGCTGAGCTTCACCCCCGAGCGCACCGCAGAATTCACCGAGCTCGTGAGTCTCGCGCAAGCGCACGGGGTGGATGCCCGGCTGGTGTCGCGCGCCGAGGCCGCCGAGCTGGCGCCGACCATGGCTCTCGACGGCGTCGAAAGCGCCATCTGGGTGCCGACCGACGCCTCGGTCGTGCCGGAACGTCTCGCTCGAGCACTGGCCGGACTAGCCCAGCAGAGCGGCGTGCGTCTGCTTACCGGAGTGGTCGCACAGCGCTTTCGGATGGGCAGTGACGGAGTCGAGGCGCTCGAAACAGTGTCGGGCGATATCAGAGCCGAGCACTACATCGTCGCGTCGGGAATGTTCACTCCGCTGCTCATCGGTACCGCAGGCCTCGGCTTTCCGATCCTGGGCCGCCAGGCGAACTACGTGGTCAGCAACCTGGTGCCCGAAAGCCGCCTGCGGCCCATGCCCACCGTTCGCATGCCCGACCTGCAGATGTACGCCAGAGCCAACGACTCGCGTATCGCTGTCGGGGCCACGCGAAGCGCCCCCACGTACGAACTCTCCGAGAAGATACCCCGCGAGCGTCGCTTTCACATCAATGTCGTGAGCGATCTCGGGGGTGCGGTTCAGGATGCCCAGCGGCTCATTCCCGCCCTCGAAGAGTTCGGGCTGAGTCACGCGATGAAGGCATGGGAGTCGGCGACGCCCGATTCTCGATTCATCGCCGGTCAAACCGTGGTACCCCAGATCTGGGTCGTCGCGGGCGGCCAGGGTTATGGAATCGCTGCCGCCGGGGGTCTCGGCCGCGCGCTGGCCCGATCGCTCACCGGTACCGACCCCGGCATCGACATGACGCCGTACGCGCCGGGTCGATTCGGCTCGCAGACCCGTGCCCTCGACGGGGCCGGACTCGAAGAACTGAGGCAGAGGCGTACCGATCGGTATGCCATCGCCTCGGTAGTCGCCAGCTGA
- a CDS encoding substrate-binding domain-containing protein codes for MRKRNLLIGAAALASAVLVLSGCAPSSSTSAGSTSVASSAEATAPTDSTEGYDITKLCGTDPIKVALLDGAGGHTWRNINLEEAKVEAAKCPNVTLSYADAGGDASKMNSNIQGFVAQGYNVILDIADFGTAELPALRAATKAGVTTIVYYNALEGTPGVDYTENVTLDSEGMGEAQGAWIAANAKPGNVVVLGGPATCSSCQALYDGVAKALAGNSKFTVLGDGKVTATDYDPTKAQQAVAGLLASSGNITAVAGDYGVIADDALKAFAAAGAPAPVLATANGQNSQYCDWATSNAAGTGYPFASWEGGLTVVKVALRAGLADYNKIDDPEPKVILLNKLIDTQAGVNPPACDTTLPDDADMFSGLTPAQIKEAVKG; via the coding sequence ATGCGGAAACGAAATCTACTCATCGGGGCGGCGGCACTCGCCAGCGCCGTTCTGGTTCTGTCGGGGTGTGCGCCGAGCAGCTCCACGAGCGCCGGCTCTACCAGCGTCGCATCCAGTGCAGAAGCCACGGCGCCCACCGACTCGACCGAGGGTTACGACATCACCAAGCTCTGCGGCACCGACCCGATCAAGGTCGCGCTGCTCGATGGTGCCGGTGGTCACACCTGGCGCAACATCAACCTCGAAGAAGCCAAGGTCGAGGCCGCGAAATGCCCGAACGTCACGCTCTCGTATGCTGACGCAGGCGGTGACGCCTCGAAGATGAACTCCAACATTCAGGGCTTCGTCGCCCAGGGGTACAACGTGATTCTCGACATCGCGGACTTCGGCACTGCCGAGCTTCCGGCGCTTCGGGCGGCGACCAAGGCCGGCGTTACGACGATCGTCTACTACAACGCACTCGAAGGCACCCCCGGCGTCGACTACACCGAGAACGTGACCCTCGACAGCGAGGGCATGGGTGAGGCGCAAGGCGCCTGGATCGCTGCGAACGCCAAACCCGGAAACGTGGTGGTGCTCGGTGGCCCCGCGACCTGCTCCTCGTGTCAGGCGCTCTACGACGGAGTCGCAAAGGCTCTCGCGGGCAACTCGAAGTTCACCGTTCTCGGTGACGGCAAGGTGACGGCGACCGACTACGACCCGACGAAGGCCCAGCAGGCCGTTGCAGGGTTGCTCGCCAGCTCGGGCAACATCACCGCCGTTGCGGGCGACTACGGCGTGATCGCCGATGACGCACTGAAGGCGTTCGCGGCTGCGGGTGCTCCGGCTCCCGTGCTGGCCACGGCCAACGGTCAGAACTCGCAGTACTGCGACTGGGCGACGTCGAACGCTGCAGGAACGGGCTACCCGTTCGCTTCATGGGAGGGCGGCCTCACGGTCGTCAAGGTGGCGCTGCGCGCCGGTCTCGCCGACTACAACAAGATCGACGACCCGGAGCCCAAGGTCATTCTGCTGAACAAGCTGATCGACACCCAGGCCGGAGTGAACCCGCCGGCGTGCGACACGACTCTGCCCGACGATGCAGACATGTTCAGCGGTCTCACGCCCGCGCAGATCAAAGAAGCCGTCAAAGGCTGA
- a CDS encoding phosphotransferase enzyme family protein produces MEQVTSPMAIFDAVQRGGAAPDWVRDGVDRAWLGGNGHPDVRLIAVSENATFRVLIDGVPSMVVRLSQPGYVGDPANVRSELQWIEAIAAETAIDTPAPIRGTNGELVQFLTSPDGREWMTVAFEFVTGRILEEDTDLVPYFAPIGAATAVLHQHARGWTKPAGFVRFDWTLDDMVGENARWGSWERAALTDADREVLRRAQTQALGVLADLGPAVLERGLIHADLRPSNIMIEGDALTIIDFDDSGFGFYLYDFAAALTFYEHLPEATRMAASWLEGYAQVSPLTRPQLEAAAALSQIRRLTMLGWSTTHREDSLPPDLWNANLPGTVEVSARYLQTPLWLVEA; encoded by the coding sequence ATGGAACAAGTGACCTCGCCCATGGCGATCTTCGATGCGGTTCAGCGCGGTGGTGCCGCGCCCGACTGGGTGCGCGACGGCGTCGACCGGGCGTGGCTGGGCGGTAACGGGCATCCGGATGTCCGGCTCATCGCCGTCTCAGAGAACGCGACGTTTCGCGTGCTGATCGACGGTGTTCCGAGCATGGTCGTGCGGCTCAGCCAGCCCGGCTACGTGGGCGACCCGGCCAACGTGCGCAGCGAACTGCAGTGGATCGAAGCGATCGCCGCCGAGACCGCCATCGACACGCCGGCCCCGATTCGCGGCACCAACGGCGAACTGGTGCAGTTTCTCACCTCGCCCGACGGGCGCGAGTGGATGACCGTGGCCTTCGAATTCGTGACGGGCCGCATTCTCGAAGAGGACACCGACCTGGTTCCGTACTTCGCCCCGATCGGTGCGGCGACCGCTGTTCTGCACCAGCACGCGCGAGGGTGGACGAAGCCTGCCGGCTTCGTGCGATTCGACTGGACGCTCGATGACATGGTCGGCGAGAACGCTCGCTGGGGCAGCTGGGAACGCGCCGCGCTGACCGACGCCGACCGCGAGGTGCTGCGCCGCGCGCAGACTCAGGCGCTCGGCGTGCTCGCCGACCTGGGCCCCGCGGTGCTCGAGCGGGGGCTGATTCACGCCGATCTGCGGCCGTCGAACATCATGATCGAGGGCGACGCCCTCACCATCATCGACTTCGACGACAGCGGCTTCGGCTTCTATCTCTACGACTTCGCCGCCGCACTCACCTTCTACGAGCACCTGCCAGAGGCCACCCGAATGGCCGCGAGCTGGCTCGAGGGCTACGCCCAGGTGTCGCCGCTGACTCGCCCGCAACTCGAGGCCGCCGCCGCTCTCTCTCAGATTCGGCGCCTGACCATGCTCGGCTGGAGTACAACACACCGCGAGGATTCGCTGCCGCCCGATCTGTGGAACGCGAACCTGCCGGGCACCGTCGAGGTCAGCGCGCGGTATCTGCAGACGCCACTCTGGCTGGTCGAGGCCTGA
- a CDS encoding amidase: MTDLRVDLTRASATDLGALYRTGQASPIDATEQVLAVARIAGERHNAVSELNEQGARAAAEASAARWRAGHPLSELDGIPVSVKDSFHVTGLARRHGSAVHEPVTSTSDSAPVRRIVAAGGIVIAKTTMPDFGMLGSGISSAYGTVTNPWNPAMTPGGSSSGAGVLLATGAGPLSLGTDIAGSVRLPAAHCGLVGFKPTQGRIGYAPASTVRSAGPLARTVDDLGLVLRVVGRPDAADIFSLPGVYESSSDRFDPAGLRVGLVTSMGIGMAPGREEADAAQAVARMFSVAGTSVEPVAIGLDGRDDRALRTVFAMRGALELHGVSAERRGLLPPSIAELIEPTYDLSALAYARALDRVEVGRETVRSALAAFDLIITPAVSVAAFAAELPAPAGAESTLAHAQFLAWFNQTGQPAGVVPLGLNEEGMPIGAQLVGQRGHDALVIAAMRWVESNTSPLPFPFIGSTSGGDE, from the coding sequence ATGACCGACCTTCGGGTCGACCTGACCAGAGCATCGGCTACCGATCTCGGTGCGCTCTACCGCACCGGCCAGGCTTCGCCGATCGATGCGACAGAACAGGTGCTCGCGGTCGCCCGCATCGCCGGCGAGCGGCACAACGCCGTCTCTGAGCTGAACGAGCAGGGGGCGCGAGCCGCGGCCGAGGCCAGCGCTGCGCGGTGGAGAGCCGGGCATCCGCTCAGCGAACTCGACGGCATACCGGTGTCGGTGAAAGACAGCTTTCACGTCACCGGGCTGGCTCGCCGGCACGGAAGTGCCGTGCACGAGCCCGTGACCAGCACGAGCGACAGCGCTCCGGTGCGGCGGATCGTTGCGGCCGGCGGAATCGTGATCGCGAAGACGACCATGCCCGACTTCGGCATGCTCGGCTCGGGAATCAGCAGCGCGTACGGAACGGTGACTAACCCGTGGAATCCGGCGATGACGCCGGGCGGATCGAGCTCAGGAGCAGGTGTGCTGCTCGCCACGGGAGCGGGCCCGCTCTCACTCGGCACCGACATCGCCGGGTCGGTACGACTCCCCGCTGCTCACTGCGGGCTGGTCGGCTTCAAGCCCACCCAGGGGCGCATCGGCTACGCGCCGGCGAGCACCGTGCGAAGTGCCGGCCCGCTCGCTCGCACCGTCGACGACCTCGGGTTGGTGCTGCGCGTGGTCGGCAGACCCGATGCGGCCGACATCTTCTCTCTGCCAGGCGTCTACGAGAGCAGCAGCGATCGCTTCGACCCGGCGGGCCTTCGTGTCGGTCTGGTCACCTCGATGGGAATCGGCATGGCTCCCGGCCGGGAAGAAGCGGATGCCGCACAGGCCGTCGCCCGCATGTTCTCGGTTGCGGGCACGAGCGTCGAGCCGGTCGCCATCGGTCTCGACGGTCGCGACGATCGCGCGTTGCGAACCGTGTTCGCCATGCGTGGTGCGCTCGAACTCCACGGAGTCTCGGCCGAGCGCAGGGGCCTGCTGCCGCCGTCGATCGCCGAACTCATCGAACCGACCTACGATCTTTCGGCCCTCGCCTACGCTCGCGCGCTCGATCGAGTCGAGGTCGGGCGCGAGACGGTACGGTCGGCGCTCGCCGCGTTTGATCTGATCATCACTCCCGCCGTCTCAGTTGCCGCGTTTGCGGCCGAACTGCCGGCACCCGCGGGCGCCGAGTCGACGCTGGCCCACGCACAGTTTCTCGCGTGGTTCAACCAGACCGGTCAGCCTGCGGGGGTGGTGCCGCTCGGTCTGAACGAAGAGGGAATGCCCATCGGCGCCCAGCTCGTCGGCCAGCGCGGACACGACGCGCTTGTCATTGCCGCGATGCGCTGGGTGGAGTCGAACACGTCGCCCTTGCCGTTCCCCTTCATCGGCTCGACGAGCGGCGGCGACGAATGA
- a CDS encoding choline/ethanolamine kinase family protein, giving the protein MITERADRAAQKSTEWHRLDSPELAQLLPGLPEWPWAGRLALSPIGGGLNNLNWRLQVEDGSEYFLKVPGAGTELFVDRRLANEAAVSASTAGIAPPVAYFDLGSGIEVTGFLAGYRSLTEIEVSTTDFIFEVVATLKKLHARPLLSGTHTAFDVIRESLDGVRSASIVLPRWAEDVIGAWFDAEAAITAAGFDLAPCHNDPNFPNFMHSPGRSLQLVDYEYSANNDPTYELGGVLGFYGLHDRTRRALLEEYYGVYTAAAEARMWLMTVGLLTRFGLWAAMYAHTRDADYDYQKYGLVYFSYAAAIVRDPRWPSWLAQV; this is encoded by the coding sequence GTGATCACCGAACGCGCCGACCGCGCCGCACAGAAGAGCACCGAGTGGCACCGTCTCGATTCGCCTGAGCTGGCGCAGCTGCTGCCCGGCCTGCCTGAGTGGCCGTGGGCCGGGCGTCTGGCGCTCAGCCCCATCGGCGGTGGCCTCAACAACCTGAATTGGCGGCTTCAGGTCGAAGACGGCAGCGAATACTTTCTGAAGGTTCCGGGTGCCGGAACCGAGCTGTTCGTCGACCGTCGGCTCGCAAACGAGGCCGCCGTCAGCGCCTCGACCGCGGGAATCGCGCCACCGGTCGCCTACTTCGATCTGGGCTCTGGCATCGAGGTCACCGGCTTTCTCGCGGGTTACCGATCGCTCACCGAGATCGAAGTCTCGACGACCGATTTCATCTTCGAGGTGGTGGCGACCCTGAAGAAACTGCATGCACGCCCCCTGCTCTCTGGCACGCACACGGCGTTCGACGTGATCAGAGAGAGTCTCGACGGGGTGCGGTCGGCATCCATCGTTCTGCCCCGCTGGGCAGAAGACGTGATCGGTGCATGGTTCGACGCCGAGGCGGCCATCACGGCTGCGGGGTTCGACCTCGCGCCCTGCCACAACGATCCGAACTTTCCGAACTTCATGCACTCGCCGGGGCGTTCGCTGCAGCTCGTCGACTACGAATACTCCGCCAACAACGACCCGACCTATGAACTCGGGGGCGTTCTCGGGTTCTACGGGCTGCACGACCGCACCCGCCGGGCCCTGCTCGAGGAGTACTACGGGGTCTACACCGCCGCGGCCGAGGCCCGTATGTGGTTGATGACCGTCGGATTGCTCACTCGTTTCGGACTGTGGGCGGCGATGTACGCCCACACCCGAGATGCCGACTACGACTACCAGAAATACGGGCTCGTCTACTTCTCGTATGCGGCCGCGATCGTTCGCGACCCGCGCTGGCCCTCGTGGCTCGCTCAGGTATGA
- a CDS encoding DMT family transporter — protein sequence MTRAPLAGLLWVVVGSACIAGYPLLFYASLTFGSIATCTVVSLGSAPVFAALVERTLDGKRLSLPWLAGTIVAIIGVALLAFGSSRSAEAPATNLPVAIALATAAGLAYTFQAYSSRRLMALGASPTAAMGALFGGGSIILVPLMFALGAPLVMSWNAFAVGLYFALLPVCAAYILYAKGLRLVPASLATTFSLSDPAVAAILAVLVLGERITAAGWIGIAVVAGGILLASLRTTAAGVRPRPARVASADTAR from the coding sequence GTGACACGGGCTCCCCTGGCCGGCCTGCTGTGGGTCGTGGTGGGGTCGGCGTGCATCGCGGGGTACCCCTTGCTGTTCTACGCCAGTCTGACCTTCGGCTCCATCGCGACCTGCACCGTGGTGTCGCTCGGCTCAGCCCCCGTCTTCGCCGCACTTGTCGAACGCACGCTCGACGGTAAACGTCTCTCGCTCCCCTGGCTGGCCGGCACCATCGTCGCGATCATCGGCGTTGCACTGCTCGCGTTCGGCAGCTCACGCTCGGCCGAGGCCCCGGCCACGAACCTGCCGGTGGCCATCGCCCTGGCCACCGCGGCGGGGCTCGCCTACACGTTCCAGGCATACTCGTCCCGCCGCTTGATGGCGCTCGGGGCCTCGCCCACGGCGGCCATGGGTGCCCTATTCGGCGGCGGATCGATCATCCTCGTGCCACTCATGTTCGCCCTGGGGGCACCTCTGGTGATGAGCTGGAACGCCTTCGCGGTGGGTCTCTACTTCGCTCTTCTACCCGTGTGTGCCGCGTACATCTTGTACGCGAAGGGCCTGCGGCTAGTGCCGGCCAGCCTCGCCACCACGTTCTCGCTCTCTGACCCCGCAGTCGCGGCGATCCTCGCCGTGCTCGTGCTCGGCGAGCGCATCACCGCCGCGGGATGGATCGGCATCGCCGTCGTGGCAGGGGGCATTCTGCTCGCCTCGCTGCGCACGACGGCGGCCGGCGTCAGGCCTCGACCAGCCAGAGTGGCGTCTGCAGATACCGCGCGCTGA
- a CDS encoding nuclear transport factor 2 family protein has protein sequence MAEKTIEERLQVLEDREAIARLSYDYGLLCDTGYPVQQIVDMFTDDGAWVSNILGEFYGKAELTSYYTNIPTIQVWARHHLVNPVIDVDGDEATCRFFMDVVSTQAGRDGAPNVPIILTATEHVSLRRTPEGWRFVRFDVDIHQMSSLEKGWVAEPYYIDPALSGPSQG, from the coding sequence ATGGCAGAGAAGACCATCGAAGAGCGCCTTCAGGTACTCGAAGATCGCGAGGCCATCGCGCGACTGAGCTACGACTACGGGTTGCTGTGCGACACGGGCTACCCGGTGCAGCAGATCGTGGACATGTTCACCGACGATGGCGCGTGGGTGAGCAACATTCTCGGCGAGTTCTACGGCAAGGCCGAGCTGACTTCGTACTACACGAACATCCCGACCATCCAGGTCTGGGCTCGGCACCACCTCGTCAACCCGGTGATCGATGTCGACGGCGACGAAGCGACCTGCCGCTTCTTCATGGATGTGGTCTCGACCCAGGCCGGGCGTGACGGCGCGCCGAACGTGCCCATCATCTTGACGGCGACCGAGCACGTGTCGCTGCGACGAACCCCGGAGGGGTGGCGCTTCGTTCGCTTCGACGTCGACATTCACCAGATGTCGTCGCTCGAGAAGGGCTGGGTCGCAGAACCGTATTACATCGACCCCGCGCTGTCCGGTCCGAGCCAGGGGTAA